The following are encoded together in the Xanthomonas sacchari genome:
- a CDS encoding sensor histidine kinase — MAKAFWNWLGRAPLLDEVDRRNARVIQLLLLFLAVTIPATLVIALVLAWPQLRGQPVQPGLVISLTMSLLIGVCAAIGFVRVRHGALRGGVRLLLGAMLGSLLVNAAIHGFQRQLPDQLAQMLVLILAGLVLGRRALWVTFVALLLMLGVGVGRDALAELAGAPAQALFNVLPVLFSYLLVALLLDRTTEALRESLRESNARGQRLQQEMHERERAQTQLIHAQKREITERMASGLAHDFNNILAVMSGFAAARHDDDLDGDAQRIAHLEDSLAAVEESAERGMTIVRRLLRFSRRDAEHVERFDAAAAVDALQPMLRQLLEARIVLRCALPAAPAPIRFERSQFDLMLLNLASNSRDAIADRGHFDIAVSSEDEGTVIEVADDGHGMPAEVAAQVFEPFYSTKPADSGTGLGLAVVRDLVVRAGGRIQVHSTVGAGTRFRIVLPHADAVPASVPA; from the coding sequence ATGGCGAAGGCGTTCTGGAACTGGCTGGGCCGCGCGCCGCTGCTGGACGAAGTGGATCGGCGCAACGCGCGGGTGATCCAGTTGCTGCTGCTGTTCCTGGCGGTGACCATTCCCGCCACGCTGGTGATCGCGCTGGTGCTGGCGTGGCCGCAGCTGCGCGGGCAGCCGGTGCAGCCCGGGCTGGTGATCTCGTTGACCATGAGCCTGCTGATCGGGGTGTGCGCGGCGATCGGTTTCGTGCGCGTACGCCATGGCGCCTTGCGCGGCGGCGTGCGGCTGCTGCTGGGAGCGATGCTCGGCTCGCTGCTGGTCAACGCCGCCATCCACGGCTTCCAGCGGCAGTTGCCGGACCAGTTGGCGCAGATGCTGGTGCTGATCCTGGCCGGGCTGGTGCTGGGGCGCCGCGCGCTGTGGGTCACCTTCGTCGCCTTGCTGCTGATGCTCGGCGTTGGCGTGGGCCGCGACGCGCTGGCCGAACTGGCCGGCGCGCCGGCGCAGGCGCTGTTCAACGTGCTGCCGGTGCTCTTCAGCTACCTGCTGGTGGCGCTGCTGCTGGACCGCACCACCGAGGCGCTGCGCGAAAGCCTGCGCGAGTCCAACGCGCGAGGCCAGCGCCTGCAACAGGAGATGCACGAGCGCGAGCGCGCGCAGACCCAACTGATCCATGCGCAGAAGCGCGAGATCACCGAGCGCATGGCCAGCGGCCTGGCCCACGATTTCAACAACATCCTGGCGGTGATGTCCGGCTTCGCTGCTGCGCGCCACGACGACGATCTGGACGGCGACGCGCAACGCATCGCGCACCTGGAGGACAGCCTGGCGGCGGTGGAGGAATCGGCCGAGCGCGGCATGACCATCGTGCGCCGGCTGCTGCGCTTCAGCCGCCGCGACGCCGAACATGTCGAGCGCTTCGACGCTGCGGCGGCGGTGGACGCACTGCAGCCGATGCTGCGGCAGTTGCTGGAGGCGCGCATCGTGCTGCGCTGCGCGCTCCCGGCGGCGCCGGCGCCGATCCGCTTCGAGCGCAGTCAGTTCGACCTGATGCTGCTGAACCTGGCCTCCAACAGTCGCGACGCGATCGCCGACCGTGGCCATTTCGACATCGCCGTCTCCAGTGAGGACGAGGGCACCGTCATCGAGGTCGCCGACGATGGCCACGGCATGCCGGCCGAGGTGGCCGCGCAGGTGTTCGAGCCGTTCTACAGCACCAAGCCTGCCGACAGCGGCACCGGCCTGGGCCTGGCGGTGGTGCGCGATCTGGTGGTGCGCGCCGGTGGCCGCATCCAGGTGCACAGCACGGTGGGCGCGGGCACGCGCTTCCGCATCGTGTTGCCGCATGCCGATGCGGTGCCGGCCTCGGTGCCGGCATAG
- a CDS encoding response regulator transcription factor gives MTSDPAAAALRTLVLEDDPILRDRILVPGLRRFGFAADGCGTGAELQQRVQREGAEIVVLDVGLPDTDGFTLAGALRQQYPDLGIVMLTSLGQTEDRIRGLTGGADAYLSKPVEIDLLAATLHSLARRVSGRPPAAPARGRWQMSEDGWCLLSPSGAAAALTGSERRLCLRLLEQPGLLVAREALIAALTDRVYDFDAHRLDSMVHRLRSKVQRRCGEPLPLAAVHGKGYILDPAG, from the coding sequence ATGACTTCCGATCCCGCTGCCGCCGCCCTGCGCACTCTGGTCCTGGAGGACGATCCGATACTGCGCGATCGCATCCTGGTCCCGGGCCTGCGCCGCTTCGGTTTCGCCGCCGACGGCTGCGGCACCGGCGCCGAATTGCAGCAGCGGGTGCAGCGCGAGGGCGCCGAGATCGTGGTGCTGGATGTCGGGCTGCCCGATACCGACGGCTTCACCCTGGCCGGCGCGCTGCGGCAGCAGTATCCGGACCTCGGCATCGTCATGCTGACCAGCCTGGGCCAGACCGAGGACCGCATCCGCGGGCTGACCGGCGGCGCCGACGCCTACCTGTCCAAGCCGGTGGAAATCGACCTGCTGGCCGCGACCCTGCACAGCCTGGCGCGACGCGTGAGCGGGCGCCCGCCAGCGGCGCCGGCGCGCGGGCGCTGGCAGATGAGCGAAGACGGCTGGTGCCTGCTGTCGCCATCCGGCGCCGCCGCCGCGCTGACCGGCAGCGAACGCCGCCTGTGCCTGCGCCTGCTCGAGCAACCGGGCCTGCTGGTGGCGCGCGAGGCGTTGATCGCTGCCCTCACCGACCGCGTCTACGACTTCGACGCGCACCGCCTGGATTCGATGGTGCACCGCCTGCGCAGCAAGGTGCAGCGGCGCTGCGGCGAACCGCTGCCGCTGGCCGCGGTGCACGGCAAGGGCTACATCCTCGATCCTGCGGGCTGA
- a CDS encoding glycoside hydrolase family 15 protein, with amino-acid sequence MASRIEDYAMLGNCRSAALVDRCGSIDWLCLPRFDSDALFAALLGEPDHGRWAIAPQGAFTSTRAYRDGSLVLETRFETDTGAVALLDFMVASHDEVMHNHVVRIVRGLHGKVPLRMQLQLRFNYGRTIPWVSQIVGGLQAVAGPDQIAVRSPQAMHGHGFATEAEFVLEAGESTWFVLSHGASHLELPPLLEPEQALAQTEAFWHGWSHRCLHAGPWTEAVRRSLVVLKGLSYLPTGAIVAAPTTSLPERLGGERNWDYRFCWLRDAVFTLTALRAAGYFDEAAAFHGWLQRTVAGSPDQLQALYGIGGERRMSEWTVDWLPGYEGALPVRVGNAAVGQFQLDVYGEVIAAFHRGHHEGMATAVHGRSLARQLLEVLEQRWREPDEGIWEIRDKRQHFVHSKVMAWLAFDCGARDGVTDADAAQRAHWRALADEIHAQVLAQGVHRDGYFVQSYGSERLDAATLLIPLVGFLPPDDPRVAATADAIAARLSIDGLVERYRADDASGDGLPAGEGTFIACSFWLVENYALLGRREQARALFERLLTLCNDVGLLAEEYDPRSGRMLGNFPQGYSHVALVHAALRLHGLIGEQDTHP; translated from the coding sequence ATGGCCTCGCGAATCGAAGACTACGCCATGCTCGGCAACTGCCGCAGCGCGGCCCTGGTGGACCGTTGCGGCTCGATCGATTGGCTGTGTCTGCCGCGCTTCGATTCCGATGCCCTGTTCGCCGCCCTGCTCGGCGAGCCCGACCACGGCCGCTGGGCGATCGCGCCGCAGGGCGCCTTCACCAGCACCCGCGCCTACCGCGATGGCAGCCTGGTGCTGGAGACGCGGTTCGAGACCGACACCGGCGCAGTGGCGCTGCTCGACTTCATGGTCGCCAGCCACGACGAGGTGATGCACAACCACGTGGTGCGGATCGTGCGCGGCCTGCACGGCAAAGTGCCGCTGCGCATGCAGCTGCAGTTGCGCTTCAACTACGGCCGCACCATTCCCTGGGTCTCGCAGATCGTCGGCGGCCTGCAGGCGGTGGCCGGGCCGGACCAGATCGCCGTGCGCAGCCCGCAGGCCATGCACGGCCACGGCTTCGCCACCGAGGCCGAGTTCGTGCTGGAGGCCGGCGAGAGCACCTGGTTCGTGCTCAGCCACGGCGCCTCGCACCTGGAGCTGCCGCCGCTGCTGGAGCCGGAGCAGGCGCTGGCGCAGACCGAGGCGTTCTGGCATGGCTGGTCGCACCGTTGCCTGCATGCCGGCCCGTGGACCGAGGCGGTGCGGCGCTCGCTGGTGGTGTTGAAAGGCCTGAGCTACCTGCCCACCGGCGCCATCGTCGCCGCGCCGACCACCTCGCTGCCCGAACGCCTGGGCGGCGAGCGCAACTGGGACTACCGCTTCTGCTGGCTGCGCGATGCGGTGTTCACCCTGACCGCGTTGCGCGCGGCCGGCTACTTCGACGAGGCTGCCGCCTTCCACGGCTGGCTGCAGCGCACCGTGGCCGGCTCGCCGGACCAGTTGCAGGCGCTGTACGGCATCGGTGGCGAGCGGCGCATGTCCGAATGGACGGTGGACTGGCTGCCCGGCTACGAAGGCGCCTTGCCGGTGCGAGTGGGCAATGCCGCGGTCGGCCAGTTCCAGCTCGACGTCTATGGCGAGGTGATCGCCGCGTTCCACCGCGGCCACCACGAGGGCATGGCCACGGCGGTGCATGGCCGCTCGCTGGCGCGGCAGCTGCTGGAAGTGCTGGAGCAGCGCTGGCGCGAGCCGGACGAGGGCATCTGGGAAATCCGCGACAAGCGCCAGCACTTCGTGCATTCCAAGGTGATGGCGTGGCTGGCGTTCGACTGCGGCGCGCGCGACGGCGTCACCGATGCCGATGCCGCGCAACGCGCGCACTGGCGCGCGCTGGCCGACGAGATCCATGCGCAGGTGCTGGCGCAGGGCGTGCACCGCGACGGCTATTTCGTGCAGAGCTACGGCAGCGAGCGGCTGGACGCGGCGACGTTGCTGATCCCGCTGGTCGGCTTTCTGCCGCCGGACGATCCGCGCGTGGCCGCGACCGCCGACGCCATCGCCGCACGCCTGAGCATCGACGGCCTGGTCGAGCGCTACCGCGCCGACGACGCCAGCGGCGACGGCCTGCCGGCCGGCGAGGGCACCTTCATCGCCTGCAGCTTCTGGCTGGTGGAGAACTACGCGCTGCTCGGCCGCCGCGAGCAGGCGCGCGCGCTGTTCGAGCGCCTGCTCACGCTGTGCAACGACGTCGGCCTGCTGGCCGAGGAGTACGACCCGCGCAGCGGCCGCATGCTCGGCAATTTCCCGCAGGGCTATTCGCACGTGGCGCTGGTCCACGCGGCGCTGCGCCTGCATGGCTTGATCGGCGAACAGGACACCCATCCATGA
- the zwf gene encoding glucose-6-phosphate dehydrogenase — protein MSDASQTTPPCLIVVFGARGDLTRRLVLPALYNLRHSGALPEEFAVIGVDHGAVSEVAWRRMLGDAMRGLMADRDAEFKADGLDEEVWGWLRSRLHYLRGDFNDAGTYRSLGALLEKIGAQYRTGGNVLFYLATAARFFAPVIEQLGAAGLVKQSANGGWRRVIVEKPFGHDLQSARELNAIVGRVLDEDQVFRIDHFLGKETVQNILAFRFANGLFEPVWNRDRIDHVQITAAETIGVEGRGGFYDPTGCLRDMVPNHLFQLLAMIAMEPPAAFTPAAMLRRRAEVIEAVRPLSPADVVRGQYAAGAIGRNAVPGYREEDTVPPDSNTETYVAMKLQVDTWRWAGVPFYLRTGKRLRERTTEIAIRFKPAPLAPLRSAEIGGYGPDWLVLHIQPDEGISLQFDVKRPGARVSLAPVRMDFRYRDWFPKEYTVGYERLLQDCMHGEAGLFQDATMVEAAWTIVQPILDAWQTSADETPQYPAGSAGPAAADALLALNGGHTWRTLTAGRRPPPRRPPEATATTETRPVTPAPKRVAAKADNGATSAASRKSTKRKTASAPAKTPAPKQVAKSAAKKAVKRAANSTAKRPPRKR, from the coding sequence ATGAGCGATGCCTCCCAGACCACTCCTCCCTGCCTGATCGTGGTGTTCGGCGCCCGCGGCGACCTGACCCGCCGCCTGGTGCTGCCGGCGTTGTACAACCTGCGCCACAGCGGCGCGCTGCCCGAGGAGTTCGCGGTGATCGGCGTGGACCACGGCGCGGTCAGCGAAGTGGCCTGGCGGCGCATGCTCGGCGATGCGATGCGCGGGCTGATGGCCGACCGCGACGCCGAGTTCAAGGCCGACGGCCTGGACGAGGAGGTGTGGGGCTGGCTGCGGTCGCGCCTGCACTACTTGCGCGGCGACTTCAACGACGCCGGCACCTATCGCAGCCTGGGCGCGCTGCTGGAGAAGATCGGCGCACAGTACCGCACCGGTGGCAACGTGCTGTTCTACCTGGCCACCGCGGCGCGTTTCTTCGCCCCGGTGATCGAGCAGCTGGGGGCGGCCGGCCTGGTCAAGCAGAGCGCCAACGGCGGCTGGCGCCGGGTGATCGTGGAGAAGCCGTTCGGCCATGACCTGCAGAGCGCGCGCGAACTCAACGCCATCGTCGGCCGCGTGCTCGACGAGGATCAGGTGTTCCGCATCGACCATTTCCTGGGAAAGGAAACGGTGCAGAACATCCTCGCCTTCCGCTTCGCCAACGGCCTGTTCGAGCCGGTGTGGAATCGCGACCGCATCGACCACGTGCAGATCACCGCGGCCGAGACCATCGGCGTGGAAGGCCGCGGCGGTTTCTACGATCCCACCGGCTGCCTGCGCGACATGGTGCCCAACCACCTGTTCCAGCTGCTGGCGATGATCGCGATGGAACCGCCGGCGGCCTTCACCCCGGCGGCGATGCTGCGCCGGCGCGCCGAGGTGATCGAGGCGGTGCGGCCGCTGAGTCCGGCCGACGTGGTGCGTGGCCAGTACGCGGCCGGCGCGATCGGCCGCAATGCCGTGCCCGGCTACCGCGAGGAAGACACGGTGCCGCCGGATTCCAATACCGAGACCTACGTGGCGATGAAGCTGCAGGTGGACACCTGGCGCTGGGCCGGCGTGCCGTTCTACCTGCGCACCGGCAAGCGCCTGCGCGAGCGCACCACCGAGATCGCAATCCGCTTCAAGCCGGCGCCGCTGGCGCCGCTGCGCAGTGCCGAGATCGGCGGCTACGGTCCTGACTGGCTGGTGCTGCACATCCAGCCTGACGAGGGCATCTCGCTGCAGTTCGACGTCAAGCGTCCGGGCGCGCGGGTCAGCCTGGCGCCGGTGCGCATGGATTTCCGCTACCGCGACTGGTTCCCCAAGGAATACACGGTGGGCTACGAGCGCCTGCTGCAGGACTGCATGCACGGCGAGGCCGGCCTGTTCCAGGACGCGACCATGGTCGAGGCGGCCTGGACCATCGTGCAGCCGATCCTCGACGCCTGGCAGACCTCGGCCGACGAAACCCCGCAGTACCCGGCCGGCAGTGCCGGCCCGGCGGCGGCCGATGCGCTGCTGGCGCTCAACGGCGGCCATACCTGGCGCACCCTGACCGCGGGGCGCCGCCCGCCGCCGCGGCGCCCGCCCGAAGCCACCGCCACGACCGAGACCCGGCCGGTGACGCCGGCGCCGAAGCGCGTCGCCGCCAAGGCGGACAATGGCGCTACGTCCGCCGCGTCGCGCAAGTCGACCAAGCGAAAGACAGCCTCTGCGCCAGCGAAGACGCCGGCGCCGAAGCAGGTCGCCAAGAGCGCCGCGAAGAAAGCCGTCAAGCGCGCGGCCAACAGCACCGCGAAGCGTCCCCCGCGCAAGCGCTGA
- a CDS encoding monovalent cation:proton antiporter-2 (CPA2) family protein, whose translation MHSGGLELAMVLLLAAVIAVPVFKRLGLGAVLAYLAAGVVLGPDGLGFVQDTERILNAAEIGVVMLLFLIGLELSPARLKVMRHAVFGAGSAQVALTALPLGALALCMGMNWKSALVIGLALALSSTAVGLQLLAERKALNSDYGRLGFAILLFQDLIAIPLLAAVPLLGGAKNDTLTWTEVGQALGALALVVLCGRFVLRHLFRTVARTRMPEVFTASALLVVLGNAWFLQKAGLSPSLGAFLAGVLLADSEFRHELEAQIEPFQGLLLGVFFIAVGMGIDLDRIVAEPWLIAGAVATLLLVKFALLAGIGRVLRLPWRSALLLGSLLWLGGEFAFVVFTEAQRVRLLDDATHDRLVAVVGVSMALTPLLLIGMQRLLGGSEAGKGKQPPPPAAQYDTVDAQRAQVLIAGMGRFGQIVARLLTAQRIPFVALEHNPDTVEDLRRFGNQLYYGDPSRPDLLRAAGSDGIRIFVVAMDDPETNIKTTRLIRRLYPTAKVLARARNRQHAWRLMDLGAEPFREVFASSLELSEQVLLGLGLDAATARDRIARFREHDSQLLRAQHLVYDDEAAVVQTARAARADLTKLFEADVNDPTAGPADATGATSAGQQRS comes from the coding sequence ATGCATAGCGGCGGCCTGGAACTGGCGATGGTGCTGCTGCTGGCCGCGGTGATCGCGGTGCCGGTGTTCAAGCGGCTGGGCCTGGGCGCGGTGCTGGCCTACCTGGCCGCGGGCGTGGTGCTGGGGCCGGACGGGCTGGGCTTCGTGCAAGACACCGAGCGCATCCTCAACGCCGCCGAGATCGGCGTGGTGATGCTGCTGTTCCTGATCGGCCTGGAGCTGTCGCCGGCGCGATTGAAGGTGATGCGGCATGCGGTGTTCGGCGCCGGGTCGGCCCAGGTCGCGCTGACCGCGTTGCCGCTGGGCGCGCTGGCGCTGTGCATGGGCATGAACTGGAAGAGCGCGCTGGTGATCGGCCTGGCGCTGGCGCTGTCCTCCACCGCGGTAGGCCTGCAACTGCTGGCCGAGCGCAAGGCGCTCAACAGCGACTACGGCCGGCTCGGCTTCGCCATTCTGCTGTTCCAGGACCTGATCGCGATCCCACTGCTGGCCGCAGTGCCGCTGCTCGGCGGGGCCAAGAACGACACCCTGACCTGGACGGAAGTGGGCCAGGCGCTGGGCGCGCTGGCCCTGGTAGTGCTGTGCGGGCGCTTCGTGCTGCGCCACCTGTTCCGCACCGTGGCGCGCACGCGCATGCCCGAGGTGTTCACCGCCAGTGCGCTGCTGGTGGTGCTGGGCAACGCCTGGTTCCTGCAGAAGGCCGGGCTCAGCCCCAGCCTGGGCGCGTTCCTGGCGGGCGTGCTGCTGGCCGATTCGGAATTCCGCCACGAGCTGGAGGCGCAGATCGAGCCGTTCCAGGGCCTGCTGCTGGGCGTGTTCTTCATCGCCGTGGGCATGGGCATCGACCTGGACCGCATCGTCGCCGAGCCGTGGCTGATCGCCGGTGCGGTGGCCACGCTGCTGCTGGTCAAGTTCGCGCTGCTGGCCGGCATCGGCCGCGTGCTGCGCCTGCCCTGGCGCAGCGCGCTGCTACTGGGCAGCCTGCTGTGGCTGGGCGGCGAGTTCGCCTTCGTCGTGTTCACCGAGGCGCAACGCGTGCGCCTGCTAGACGACGCCACCCACGACCGCCTGGTCGCAGTGGTCGGCGTGTCGATGGCGCTGACCCCGCTGCTGCTGATCGGCATGCAGCGCCTGCTCGGCGGCAGCGAGGCCGGCAAGGGCAAACAGCCACCACCGCCAGCCGCGCAGTACGACACCGTGGATGCGCAGCGCGCGCAGGTGCTGATCGCCGGCATGGGTCGCTTCGGCCAGATCGTGGCGCGTCTGCTGACCGCGCAGCGCATCCCGTTCGTGGCGCTGGAACACAATCCGGACACGGTGGAGGACCTACGCCGCTTCGGCAACCAGCTCTACTACGGCGACCCCAGCCGCCCGGACCTGCTGCGCGCGGCCGGCAGCGACGGCATCCGCATCTTCGTGGTGGCGATGGACGACCCGGAAACCAACATCAAGACCACGCGGCTGATCCGCCGGCTCTACCCCACCGCCAAGGTGCTGGCGCGCGCGCGCAACCGCCAGCACGCCTGGCGACTCATGGACCTGGGCGCCGAACCGTTCCGCGAGGTGTTCGCTTCCAGCCTGGAACTGAGCGAGCAGGTGCTGCTCGGCCTGGGCCTGGACGCGGCCACCGCGCGCGACCGTATCGCCCGCTTCCGCGAACACGACTCGCAACTGCTGCGCGCCCAGCACCTGGTCTACGACGACGAGGCCGCGGTGGTGCAGACCGCGCGCGCGGCGCGCGCGGACCTGACCAAGCTGTTCGAGGCCGACGTCAACGATCCGACGGCGGGGCCGGCGGATGCGACGGGCGCAACAAGCGCGGGACAGCAGCGCAGTTGA
- a CDS encoding bifunctional acetate--CoA ligase family protein/GNAT family N-acetyltransferase produces MSTYHLQSVFRPASVAIVGGSPRERSAGRAVVRSLRAAGFPGQIGWVSPRYREIDGVPTVRRLTDLPWVPDLVVITAPARMVPRIVSIAARRGVAAAIILTAGLGSGPGSAAARVESAARAKGLRILGPHCLGVIAPHARLNASIAAHCPQPGDLALISESSAIAAALVEWGVARAVGFSAVVSLGDALDVDFADLLDYFATDYRTRAILLYVEHIRDARKFMSAARAAARAKPVVVVKSGRQLRIDPNADTHVQALASSDAVYGAAFARAGLLRVRALDELFAAAETLGRLSTFPGRRLAILSNGGGVGHLAVDTLADLGGTLATLSAPTQQRLEQALPQEWSHRNPVDIVVDADGERYAAAAGALLEDPENDAVLVVNVPTAFTSSAEAAQALTRILGQRPRHHRNKPVFAVWLGNDESATATLNAARIPTYATEADAVRGFMHLVRYREAQAALMETPPSLPDDFAFDAAAARGIVDAALAAGQTWLDPLATTRLLAAYGIPTAPVEHAADAEAAAQVAAPMLAQGSAVAVKIHSADIPHKSDVDGVRLNLVSVEAVRDAAEGILARARAARPDARIDGVLVQPSLLRPKARELIAGIADDPTFGPVIVFGRGGTAVEVIDDKALALPPLDLRLAHELIGRTRVSRILKAYRDVPAADERAVAMVLVKLAQLAADLPEIRELDINPLLADRDGVIAVDARVAVAPSRRLHKGRGHPRFAIFPYPKEWERRIVLNDGSAALVRPVRPEDDALFRSFFARVTDEDLRLRFFQAVKHFSHEFIARLTQLDYARSIALVAIEPRSGDMLGAVRLHADADYDRGEYGILIRSDLKGHGIGWQLMRIMIEYAGWLGLKVVEGQVLRENRTMLAMCQQLGFKATPDPDDATLMDVVLPVAQH; encoded by the coding sequence ATGAGCACCTATCACCTGCAGTCCGTGTTCCGCCCCGCCTCGGTCGCCATCGTCGGCGGCAGCCCGCGCGAGCGTTCGGCCGGGCGGGCGGTGGTGCGCAGCCTGCGCGCGGCCGGGTTCCCGGGGCAGATCGGCTGGGTCAGCCCGCGCTACCGCGAGATCGACGGCGTGCCCACGGTGCGCCGGCTCACCGATCTGCCGTGGGTGCCGGACCTGGTGGTGATCACCGCGCCGGCGCGGATGGTGCCGCGCATCGTGTCGATCGCCGCGCGGCGCGGCGTGGCTGCGGCGATCATCCTCACCGCCGGGCTCGGCAGCGGGCCGGGCTCGGCCGCGGCGCGGGTGGAGAGCGCCGCACGCGCCAAGGGCCTGCGCATTCTCGGCCCGCACTGCCTGGGCGTGATCGCCCCGCATGCGCGGCTCAACGCCAGCATCGCCGCGCATTGTCCGCAGCCGGGCGACCTGGCGCTGATCTCCGAATCCAGCGCCATTGCCGCGGCGCTGGTGGAATGGGGCGTGGCGCGTGCGGTCGGCTTCTCGGCGGTGGTCTCGCTGGGCGACGCGCTGGACGTGGACTTCGCCGACCTGCTCGACTATTTCGCCACCGACTACCGCACCCGCGCGATCCTGCTCTATGTCGAGCACATCCGCGACGCGCGCAAGTTCATGTCCGCCGCCCGCGCCGCCGCGCGCGCCAAGCCGGTGGTGGTGGTGAAGTCGGGCCGGCAACTGCGCATCGACCCCAACGCCGACACCCACGTGCAGGCGCTGGCCAGTTCCGATGCGGTGTACGGCGCCGCGTTCGCCCGCGCCGGCCTGCTGCGGGTGCGCGCGCTGGACGAGCTGTTCGCCGCCGCGGAGACGCTGGGCCGGCTCAGCACCTTCCCCGGCCGGCGCCTGGCCATCCTCAGCAACGGCGGCGGCGTCGGCCACCTGGCGGTGGATACGCTGGCCGATCTCGGCGGCACCCTGGCCACGCTGTCGGCGCCCACCCAGCAGCGCCTGGAACAGGCATTGCCGCAGGAATGGTCGCACCGCAATCCGGTGGACATCGTGGTGGACGCCGACGGCGAGCGCTATGCCGCCGCCGCCGGCGCGCTGCTGGAGGATCCGGAGAACGATGCGGTGCTGGTGGTCAACGTGCCCACCGCGTTCACCTCTTCCGCCGAGGCGGCGCAGGCGCTGACCCGCATCCTCGGCCAGCGCCCGCGCCACCACCGCAACAAGCCGGTGTTCGCGGTGTGGCTGGGCAACGACGAGAGCGCCACCGCCACGCTCAACGCCGCGCGCATTCCCACTTACGCCACCGAGGCCGACGCGGTGCGCGGCTTCATGCACCTGGTGCGCTACCGCGAGGCGCAGGCGGCGCTGATGGAAACGCCGCCGAGCCTGCCCGACGATTTTGCCTTCGACGCCGCCGCCGCGCGTGGCATCGTCGACGCCGCGCTGGCCGCCGGGCAGACCTGGCTGGACCCGCTGGCGACCACGCGGCTGCTTGCCGCCTACGGCATCCCCACCGCGCCGGTGGAACACGCCGCCGATGCCGAGGCCGCGGCGCAGGTGGCCGCGCCGATGCTCGCGCAAGGCTCGGCGGTGGCGGTGAAGATTCATTCGGCCGACATTCCGCACAAGTCCGACGTGGACGGCGTACGCCTCAACCTGGTCAGCGTGGAGGCGGTGCGCGATGCGGCCGAGGGCATCCTCGCCCGCGCGCGCGCCGCGCGTCCGGATGCGCGCATCGACGGCGTGCTGGTGCAGCCCTCGCTGCTGCGGCCGAAGGCACGCGAGTTGATCGCCGGCATCGCCGACGATCCGACCTTCGGCCCGGTGATCGTGTTCGGCCGCGGCGGCACCGCGGTGGAGGTGATCGACGACAAGGCGCTGGCGCTGCCGCCGCTGGACCTGCGCCTGGCCCACGAACTGATCGGCCGCACCCGCGTCAGCCGCATCCTCAAGGCCTACCGCGACGTGCCGGCCGCCGACGAGCGCGCGGTGGCGATGGTGCTGGTCAAGCTGGCGCAACTGGCCGCCGACCTGCCGGAGATCCGCGAGCTGGACATCAACCCGCTGCTGGCCGACCGCGACGGGGTGATCGCGGTCGACGCGCGGGTGGCGGTGGCGCCGTCGCGGCGCCTGCACAAGGGCCGCGGCCATCCGCGCTTTGCGATCTTTCCGTATCCCAAGGAGTGGGAACGGCGCATCGTGCTCAACGACGGCAGCGCCGCGCTGGTGCGTCCGGTGCGGCCGGAGGACGACGCGCTGTTCCGCAGCTTCTTCGCCCGTGTCACTGACGAAGACCTGCGGCTGCGCTTCTTCCAGGCGGTCAAGCATTTCAGCCACGAGTTCATCGCGCGCCTGACCCAGCTCGACTACGCGCGCTCGATCGCGCTGGTGGCGATCGAACCGCGCAGCGGCGACATGCTCGGCGCGGTGCGCCTGCACGCCGACGCCGACTACGACCGCGGCGAATACGGCATCCTGATCCGCTCCGACCTCAAGGGCCACGGCATCGGCTGGCAACTGATGCGGATCATGATCGAGTACGCCGGCTGGCTCGGCCTCAAGGTGGTCGAAGGCCAGGTGCTGCGCGAGAACCGCACCATGCTGGCGATGTGCCAGCAACTCGGCTTCAAAGCCACGCCGGATCCGGACGACGCCACGCTTATGGACGTGGTGTTGCCGGTGGCGCAGCACTGA
- a CDS encoding VOC family protein, with protein sequence MSFKPERYTSVSPYLIVDGAQRTLEFLVAVFDAEPLRQIPGEGGLLAHGEVRIDDTVVMFCDAVDGWPALPAHVHVYVRDVDATYQRALAAGATAVQAPMQKDDPDRRGGFRDPGGTTWWVGQQVG encoded by the coding sequence ATGTCGTTCAAACCAGAGCGCTACACCTCGGTCTCCCCGTATCTCATCGTCGACGGCGCGCAGCGCACCCTCGAGTTCCTGGTCGCGGTGTTCGATGCCGAGCCCTTGCGGCAGATTCCCGGCGAGGGCGGCCTGCTCGCCCATGGCGAGGTACGCATCGACGACACCGTGGTGATGTTCTGCGATGCGGTCGATGGCTGGCCGGCGCTGCCGGCGCATGTGCACGTCTACGTGCGCGACGTGGATGCGACCTACCAGCGTGCGTTGGCCGCCGGCGCCACGGCGGTGCAGGCGCCGATGCAGAAGGACGATCCGGACCGGCGTGGCGGCTTCCGCGACCCAGGCGGCACGACCTGGTGGGTCGGGCAGCAGGTCGGTTGA